ttctctcctacccatttagtctcttgaatgcaagcaatattcacccttctctttCCAAGATATCCACAAGTTCCATTAATTTtcttgtaagtgatccaacattccaaataccaaccctgatccttctCCTATTCTGTTCCTTCCTAATGGGTCTCCTTTTatgatattttctattattttctatgtttaTCTTgtattctgttccactatctgttctactatctatcctatggactaacttctttacccacactcgTCCATGATGTGGAAAcctttgctcacttaacaccacaccaggGGCCGGCATGGTGCTTTGCTTTCAGTGAACgcactacacccttgcatatttctcactacacccgggctccgatgtagcgtgtcattagtagaggacgccccaacgtttatatcatttgaatccatatcataaggtgtgaagaaatttttacgctggttgtcacctaccacaaccctcctcctttatccgagtttgggaccggctaagcacaaactacttaggcggagttatatACTTGCTCTaataatagaaagaaataacatattatataatatatagttTGTTCAAtaatatgttatattaattaataaaatttaattaaacaatattaaAATCCTCTTTAAAACTGTGATCACCTCATCCTCTTCATTCATTTGCAGAGGAAGTCAAAATAAACAGTGAGTGTGTATAATGCGAATTCCATCAACTGAATTCTTCATTCCTATCCATCCATGAGTGAGAATGTTTGAAAGCAAGAATTGCATCCTTCTTTACTTTTGGTTCACTGGGATTGGGATTGTTCCTCCTTTATTATGCCTAGAGATATAAACATACATTAATTTTATCttacaatttaatattattattttcaaggcTAATATCAACAATGAAAAAGTTTCCTAGTAGTTGGTTTAAGTTGAATGTGGATGAAGAGGAATGGTGTTGCTTCTGGTGGTGGTATGATGAGGAATGATTATGGAGAGTGGGTTGCTGGATTTGGAGCTACTTTTGGTAGACTCTCAATTGAGCAAGCAGAGGCAAAAGCGTTGGTTGAAGGTTTGAGACTAAGTTGGGACTTGGGACTGAGAAGGGTGGTGGCTGAGTGTGATAATCAGAGTGTGGTTAATTCTATTATTTCTGCTCATAAAGTAGAGAGTTCTTTTCAGCCCTGGAGTCAAGCAATTAAGCAGCTTATTAATTTGGATTGGGAAGTGCAGCTAAAATTTGTTTACAGGGAAGCTAATCAGGCTGCTGATTGTTTAGCCCGAATTGCTGAGAACTTCCCAGTTGGGTGTTGTTAGGCTTGATACGCCTCCTCCAGAGCTGTTTCCTTGGCTAGCGCATGATGTCATTGGTGTGGCTTACTCTAGAGTTTGCCTAGAGTAGCTGTAGGTTTCCCTCCTTTGTCAcccaaaaaaaaagttaattaaaaaGTTAGGCCAAGTGCTTGGCTTTATTTTTGCCACAACGCAGAAGTTAATTAGGAGTATGATTCTTTCACGTTATTAGGTGATAAGGATTGAATAGCGAGGAAATTTCTTTAGTGAACTTTGTTGCAAGTCAAATGGTAGGAAGAAGCTGGATTTTACACTATTGAATTTAAGTTTTTCTCTGTTTCgtgaaaaataattattacatatgaaaaataatttcattatttaattataatgttaaactaatagtatgtttatatatatatatatatataaattgtgaaagtttaaaaaataattttatttttaaattttttttttttaaattacataatttttttttagaaaaatattttttattaatatttttttagtattCATATGTTAAAAAatatgttaaaaaaatattttttacgaaATAAATAGagtctaaattataaatttttaattataaattaatctttaatatttaagattaatttttttattagtttatgtacattaaaattaaatttctttctgGAATGATTTTAAAGGCACTCCTACATGTTAACTTAACATATTCAAAATGTTTAAACAATTTTAAAATACTTTAAAGAAGTTGaattctaattaattaaaaagtaaaattctcattcatattaattaaattaattttattgagtTAAATTGCAAATTgtgattataattttaaaaataattttagcacTATCaagtttttttatttataataaattttttaatcaatttatataaattcaaattaaatattttataaattttaaataattttactgtGTTTCTTAGCATAAATCAACActggttaatatatatatatatatataatcaattgatgTAAAATTTGAGACACTCTCTTCATGTGTAGGATTcacatttaaaatataaaatttataaaattaaatttttatgagtaATCAATTATCAATATTAGATTGACTCTAACATGATATTAATAAAATGAATCAGATTTAAGTGTGCCgttacaaaaaaaattatttaaattatatatatgatttttttttttcgaatATTCATGAGACTTAACAGAGCGAACGGAAGTATATTAAGGCTGACATAGCTACGTGTTAACCCTGCAATACCATTCATCTCATCTCTAGCAATAATACTACATAATTGAAAATGTGATCTGAGTGGCTCATGCACTTAACCGTCCTAACAAAATGGATAAAGACGTGCACCCGCTAATCTATAATTAGAttagtgaggataatttggaaaagttCAAAAGAACAATGTTATCTTCTTGTTGGTCACAGGATCACCAACTTTTGATTGCTGTATCCAAATATCAAATGGGTTTTTGATTTTGACCTTCACCTAAAGAGTGAGGGGACTCCTCTAATAAATTATAGATAATAATTATCCAATAAAATGATTATTGAGTTgtcattttatattaaatattaatatgaaataattattttattgtataatttctttattttctatggttaatctcAAACATTAGAATAATTTGTTGAATAAGAGAATGTCaccttatatataataaaaataaaataaaattatataagaaATTTAAAACGTTATGTACTGCACTTACAATTTGATTTCAACCAAAATAAAAATCACTATAGGTGAGCCCATCAGCAAATTCAGCATACAGAATTTTGGGGTGaggaattatttattattattattgttatggaCTGTGGATTGCTGGCAACGATTTTCTATACCCACTGGTCTGCAAAATCTTCAGAGCCACTCATtgaaccataactggagctattgGGTCCATCTTTGTAACTGGCAAGTTGGTATCCTTTTCCCATGTGTTCACAACTATTCTCAAACCATGCTAACAAAACTGAGGAATGAAATAACTGAAAGATAAATATACAGGTGACACATCGGGCTGACAGGTCTCTGAAAGGTCTGCCAACAGTTTAGGTTGTTTGGGTCCATTGAAATCACTTGTCCGTGAGAGCTAAAGCCCAAGTCCATTTAATTGTAAGAATGAAATGAGATTAGAAGTTGGGCCTTAGCTGTTAGGCAAAGTCCACTTATTTATGGATTTTATATGCCAAATCAGTTGTAGTTGCTTCATTAGAATCAGTCCCTTCGACCATCTAAATAACCAAATCAGTTGCTTGCTCTGGTTATTTCCCCATTGACGATGAAACTATGCCGCGGTCATTTTGATATGTGCGTATTTTCCAATAGACCCAAAAAGATTATTTCCTCCTTTCATGATGGAATCGATTTTCTATTAGTAATCACCTAGATGGATTTGAATTATCAGAGCAATTGACTACCTCCTGCTGTAATGTTATCGACACAGCACTTAATCCTCCCCTTCTAGTTATCTTCTGCTGCAATGGTTTCAAATTTGGAAGGGCCAGTTCTCCTCGAAATAGTCCATCAATCCCCCTTCTTCTGCTTGGTGAGTGTTTTAATTTCTCCTAATTATGAGCATCCATCCAATAAAAGCTGAATTTTATAATAATGAACTTTCACGTTCCTTTACCATATGTTACCCACAATGACGATGAACTGATATATCATCCTCCATTCAAGAGACAAAATTAACTGAAAAATGGAAAAAAACAATCCTCATTCAACAACAAGGGCATCCAAATTAGCAGCCCAAGAACTAATACAAGAAATATCTCTATCGGAAACTTCAAatcactgaaaaaaaaaatcaaaacataaAACATCACTAACCAACTGTACACAGCTCCCTCTCCCCTTCACACAGCCAACAATTAGCTTGCAAAATTTAACGTAAAGCAAATAACAGCAAGCAACCAATGTTTATCCTCCAAAAAGGGAGAAAAACCCACGTTTCTTGGGCTCCTCCTCCACCATAACAGCCTTCATAGTATCCTGCTCAACAAGTCTCCAAGCAGCCTGCTCGAACGCCAACCCTGCCAGTGTAGGGGGCTTATTCAACACAAGTGGGTATCCCCTATTGGTGCTCCTAATCACTTCTGAATCCTCTGGAATCACCCCCAACAACGCCAACCCCAACATCTCCTGCACATCCAGCACTGACATCATGTCCTCGCCTTTAATCATATCAGTCCTCACTCTATTCACAACCATCTTTATATCCCTAATCCCATCGCACTCCAACAGCCCCGTTACTCTATCCGCGTCTCGCAGGCTCGTAATGTCGGGTGTTGAGACGAGCACTGCCTCATTCGCTGGAGTTATGGCCGTAATGAACCCTGCATCGATCCCCGCCGGACAATCTATAATTATAAAATCTGGGCAGCCTTCTGGCCTGGTTTTTAGTGCCTCCACCAGCCAAACCAGTGCCTTGCCACCGAATCCCAATGGCAGCTTCGAGCGAGGTTTCGAGATGCACAGAAGCTCGAAATTGGACCACCGTTTGTCACGCACTAGGGCTTGGTCCAGGCGGCAATCGCCGTTCATAACCTCAACGAGGGTATAATTCACGCGATTTTCAAGGCCCAGGAGAAGGTCAAGATTTCGTAGACCAACATCGGCGTCGATCGCTACGACGGAGAAGCCGAGACGAGCCAATGAGAGGCCGACATTCGCGGTGGTGGTTGTCTTGCCGACGCCACCTTTGCCGGAGGTGATTACTACAACGCGTGGGGTCTCTCCAGCCAATTCGGGCTTCCTATTCCATTGGAGGACGGATTTAATAGCGGAATGGGAATGGGATTTTGAGGATTTTAGGGtttgggttttgggagtgaagagTTTAAATGGGGTTAAGGAGCGGAAGAATGAGGAATTCAGGTTGGTAGGAAGGGGTTTAAGAGATATCATTGTTAAGTAAAGGGTTTAGAGACGAAGGAAGACGAAGATCGTTTGATTGGATCAGATCATCGGACGGAGGATGGAAGACAGCATAGAAAGATTCTCACTAGCCAGCAGTCACTCTCTCAGTGACATGAGTTGGGCTTTTATGTTCTAACATTGAGAGCCCAAAGCCCAAATAATTTGGGCCTAAGCCCAAGAATAGTTGGTTAAGCAATATTATTCATATCGTTTGAGAATTGACTTTTAAGTTGATAGCGAAGCCAATTTGGCCTCTACTACTACAATGTCAGATCTGGAATCTTGACCCTTCAACTAATTGCTCCCCAAAGGAAACCTAATCTGACGGGTGACATTACCTTTTCTTCTTTAAACGGGACCCACTTGACTTATCTGATCCATCACAAAAGGCTGCCAGGTGGCAGTAATTCCATACATGAAAACACTGATTTCCACATTTGCCCTCCCTGCGGCTATCACATCAATGTCCGCCAAACTGCCATCAACACTTGTCTACTTCTTATTCGTCAGAGGCCCCTCCGCGTCCCTCGCTCTCTGCTTCGCCCATCTCATGTGATACAGTTATTTTATATCTCTTACTTTCTCTAGATCCAAACACCCCTGTAATGTATTGTGACCTgcccctctttctctctctctgtgtCTCGCTCTGTGTGATTTTCGCGTCTGCGGGGAAAGCTTAAGGCACTCCTAATCCCTCTACCATTGAAACAAGGTTTGATTCATTcgtactttttttttaattgttattattattattattattatcattattggaTTACTCTATAACTCTGATTCTAGGGAAATGAAATTTTGCGTGTTTTAGCTTAATTAATATTTGGATCTGATGTTCACGTGTATCCTTACATGGCTGTAATTTAATGTTTTCGTGTTTTTCTAGGCCAATAGGTCAGAAATAATGGGTTTTGTTTTAGATTTGATCTGATTGAAGTTATTGGAACAAGTTGTGGCGTAGATCTAGCTGCCTAATGATTTTGACATCCTCGATTTATTTTTCGCTGAAAATTGATGGAAGTAAAAATTGGAAAGGATTTTGTCAGTTTTTAGGGAAAAACAAACCTAAATTACAAAAATTTGTATCCCAACACTTTTAATATTTGTTATGCTGACTGATTGTTGATTATTAATTGGGTTTATAGAGTTTATTTTTTGGGATCTAGAATCTTACCAAAAGGGTTAAAGGGCTTTATttggcataaatcatttaaaaaaaatgaattcaattgaattttcacaCAATTATAATTGAtttctatttttattaaaatgatttttgtaaagttaaaaaaattaaaaattttcattctAAACATGTGAATCGACCAAAAAGAAATAAATTGAATGGAATTTTACAAAATTCTAGTTTTCAAATAGGAGGATATTGTTCAATCATGGAATTACTTGTAGGAACAGATAACTTGTAGCAAGACTTGTAAGTAACACTATTATTGGATCATACTGATCTAAGATGTTTAAGCCTAGCAAGAATAATTTGCTTGGTTGAGGAGGATAAGAATTAGTCTCTATATGTTATAATCATTTTGTTGTTTAATAATTACTATTGAAGTTCTATATACCAATAATACCACTATCATATGAGGCTTTCCTTGATATATGAAAAATGTGATTTGCCTAGGTAGTAATTAGTTTCATGTTTATGTCCTTATTTTGTTATTGGTGATTGAATGTGCAAGTGGTTTCAGTTCAATCACATACTCTACTGTTACCTTTGTTTTTCACAGTCTTGAAGCTCTTCACTTCAACTGCTTTAGGCAAGATCATTTGAGCTATGACGTGTTTCTTCTTGCTTCTCTGCATAActattattttttatctattgatTAGGGTATCTTTTGGTTAGTCATGTTGAGAAAGTAATTTGCTAATCAAGGTTTGTGGTTAATATTACTGAGTCCTTGTCAGTGACTGGAACTGAATTGAGATTTATAATATGTATGTAGGACACCATGTACTATCTTACTGTAATTTTGTGTTCATTCCATGCCTGttacttcttttctgatggtTTGTAATTTGCTTACATTTtattgacttttggaattttggaCTGCAGGAGGGAAGGCCATGTGAGCTGTTTGAACCGGAGTGTTTCATTTGTAGTTTTATCGGTGTGCGCCAAATGGGTAAATGCAAGGGTTGTGGCAAATTAGGAAGAATGGTGCCAAGGGATGAGTCTGTGAACGTGTACCATTTTTCTCTTTTGCTATCTCCTGTTGTTTCTGTCTGGGATTGTGTTGTCCGGAAGAGGAGGTATTCCTACAGACCTGAGTGGGTGTAGTTGTGAGGCTTCTGAGATATTATAAGTTTTTCTATACTGAAATAGTTAGTAATCATTAAGGTattaaacaaaggaaaaataagatagAGAAGGAAACATAATTATAGGGAAATGTACACGTTTTAGAGGATTTCTCTTTAAGATAAAAAGTAGAGCAAAGAGGATAATATTTATAGGTTGGTAGTTTTCATGGATAGCATAGTGTGTAATAAAGTGCAACCTGTTGTGAGGAAAGTGAAGAAGAAGCAGGTGAAAGGAGAGTTAGATCGTCTCAAACAGGCTGAGAAGAAAAAGAGGCGTTTGGAGAAAGCCCTTGCTACGTCTGCAGCCATCATATCTGAACTAGAGAAGAAGAAACTGAAAAAGAAGGAAGAACAACAAAGGCTTGATGAAGAGGGTGCTGCAATTGCAGAGGCTGTTGCTCTGCATGTATTACTTGGTGAGGACTCTGATGATCCATGTAAAATTGTGCTAAACAAAGAAGAGGGTTTCAACCCTTGGGATTGTGCTAGTAGTATCAATCTCTTAATGGGTGAACAAAGAGCATGCATTCCGCATCAGGACCACTTGAGGCATTCACGTGAAAGTGTTGGGTGGATTTCCAATGCATGTGGAACTGGATGTGAGTGGAGTGAAATGGAAAACAGCAACTGGTCATTCTCGTATGGGTCTTTTGGAAGAGATCTTCATGCACCATACTTTGAGGAGGAAGGTTG
Above is a genomic segment from Hevea brasiliensis isolate MT/VB/25A 57/8 chromosome 17, ASM3005281v1, whole genome shotgun sequence containing:
- the LOC110658179 gene encoding septum site-determining protein minD homolog, chloroplastic is translated as MISLKPLPTNLNSSFFRSLTPFKLFTPKTQTLKSSKSHSHSAIKSVLQWNRKPELAGETPRVVVITSGKGGVGKTTTTANVGLSLARLGFSVVAIDADVGLRNLDLLLGLENRVNYTLVEVMNGDCRLDQALVRDKRWSNFELLCISKPRSKLPLGFGGKALVWLVEALKTRPEGCPDFIIIDCPAGIDAGFITAITPANEAVLVSTPDITSLRDADRVTGLLECDGIRDIKMVVNRVRTDMIKGEDMMSVLDVQEMLGLALLGVIPEDSEVIRSTNRGYPLVLNKPPTLAGLAFEQAAWRLVEQDTMKAVMVEEEPKKRGFFSLFGG
- the LOC110658180 gene encoding uncharacterized protein LOC110658180 encodes the protein MDSIVCNKVQPVVRKVKKKQVKGELDRLKQAEKKKRRLEKALATSAAIISELEKKKLKKKEEQQRLDEEGAAIAEAVALHVLLGEDSDDPCKIVLNKEEGFNPWDCASSINLLMGEQRACIPHQDHLRHSRESVGWISNACGTGCEWSEMENSNWSFSYGSFGRDLHAPYFEEEGWGTTELSADLIAAQAVSSLQIAEDARVGTIVFNGMLGG